The Pontibacillus halophilus JSM 076056 = DSM 19796 genome includes a region encoding these proteins:
- the atpA gene encoding F0F1 ATP synthase subunit alpha encodes MSSIKAEEISALIKQQIENYDSEIEVNDVGTVIQVGDGIARAHGLDNAMSGELLEFSNGVMGLAQNLEENNVGIVILGEYTGIREGDEVRRTGRIMQVPVGDELLGRVVNPLGQPVDGMGPVETTKTRPIESPAPGVMDRKSVHEPLQTGVKAIDALVPIGRGQRELIIGDRQTGKTAVAIDTILNQKEEDMICIYVAIGQKESTVRNTVETLRKHGALDYTIVVTAGASQPAPLLYLAPYAGVSMGEEFMYNGKHVLVVYDDLSKQAAAYRELSLLLRRPPGREAFPGDVFYLHSRLLERAAKLSDDKGAGSLTALPFIETQAGDISAYIPTNVISITDGQIFLQSDLFFSGVRPAINAGQSVSRVGGSAQIKAMKKVAGTLRLDLASFRELEAFAQFGSDLDKATQSKLNRGARTVEVLKQGLHQPVAVEKQVMIIYALVNGYLDDIPVNDVTRFEAEIQEWVGKNHPELYDTIKQTGQLPEKADMNSAVEEFKKTFVISE; translated from the coding sequence ATGAGTAGTATCAAAGCTGAAGAGATTAGTGCGCTAATTAAACAGCAAATTGAAAACTATGACTCAGAAATTGAAGTAAACGATGTTGGTACAGTCATCCAAGTAGGGGACGGTATCGCACGTGCGCACGGCCTTGATAACGCCATGTCCGGAGAGCTTCTTGAATTCTCCAACGGTGTAATGGGTCTTGCACAAAACCTTGAAGAAAACAATGTTGGTATTGTTATTCTAGGTGAATATACAGGAATTCGTGAAGGTGATGAAGTTCGCCGTACAGGACGCATCATGCAGGTTCCAGTAGGTGACGAATTACTAGGACGTGTGGTTAACCCACTAGGTCAACCAGTAGACGGTATGGGACCAGTTGAAACGACGAAAACACGCCCAATCGAATCTCCAGCACCTGGCGTTATGGACCGTAAATCGGTACACGAACCGCTACAAACGGGTGTTAAGGCGATTGACGCACTTGTACCAATCGGTCGTGGTCAGCGTGAGCTAATCATCGGTGACCGTCAGACAGGTAAAACGGCTGTGGCGATTGATACAATCCTAAACCAAAAAGAAGAAGACATGATCTGTATTTACGTTGCGATTGGTCAGAAAGAATCCACAGTTCGTAATACAGTTGAAACGTTACGTAAGCATGGCGCGCTTGACTATACCATTGTGGTAACGGCGGGTGCTTCCCAGCCAGCACCACTTCTTTACCTTGCACCGTATGCAGGTGTTTCTATGGGTGAAGAGTTCATGTACAACGGAAAGCACGTACTTGTTGTGTATGATGACTTGTCTAAACAAGCAGCTGCTTACCGTGAACTTTCCCTTCTTCTTCGCCGCCCGCCAGGCCGTGAAGCATTCCCAGGGGATGTATTCTACTTGCACTCTCGCTTACTAGAGCGTGCAGCTAAATTGAGTGATGACAAAGGAGCTGGCTCCCTAACTGCGCTTCCATTTATCGAAACGCAAGCAGGAGACATTTCAGCTTACATCCCAACAAACGTAATCTCCATCACAGATGGACAAATCTTCTTGCAGTCTGACTTGTTCTTCTCAGGTGTACGCCCGGCCATTAACGCTGGTCAGTCCGTATCACGTGTAGGTGGTTCCGCGCAGATTAAAGCAATGAAGAAAGTAGCGGGTACGCTGCGTCTAGACCTTGCATCCTTCCGTGAACTTGAAGCATTTGCTCAGTTCGGATCTGATTTAGATAAAGCGACACAATCCAAGCTAAACCGTGGTGCTCGTACGGTAGAAGTACTGAAACAAGGACTTCACCAGCCAGTTGCCGTCGAAAAACAGGTTATGATTATTTACGCACTTGTTAATGGTTATCTTGATGACATCCCTGTAAACGACGTCACTCGCTTCGAAGCTGAAATTCAAGAATGGGTAGGCAAGAACCACCCAGAACTTTATGACACGATTAAACAAACGGGTCAACTTCCAGAAAAAGCAGATATGAATAGCGCAGTGGAAGAGTTTAAGAAAACATTCGTTATCTCTGAATAA
- a CDS encoding F0F1 ATP synthase subunit delta codes for MSNVTAAKRYAGALFQLGQEKSKLEVFEQELREIQQVFNSNIELMNFLEHPRVELEKKKEIVTNAMGTVSVEVKNTINILLDRHREAIIPEMANQFFHLYNEAEGIAEATVYSVRELTEEEKKSISEQFAKRVNKSTLRIHNVVDSSIIGGIKLKIGNRIYDGSVSGKLERMERELVSANKR; via the coding sequence ATGAGCAACGTAACCGCTGCAAAACGTTATGCCGGAGCTCTTTTTCAACTCGGACAAGAGAAGTCAAAGCTTGAGGTATTCGAACAAGAGCTTCGCGAGATTCAACAAGTATTCAACTCGAACATCGAGTTAATGAATTTCTTAGAGCATCCACGTGTCGAACTTGAGAAGAAGAAAGAGATTGTGACGAATGCAATGGGCACTGTCTCCGTTGAAGTAAAGAACACAATCAACATTCTCCTCGACCGTCACCGCGAAGCAATTATCCCAGAAATGGCAAATCAATTCTTCCATCTATATAACGAAGCAGAAGGAATTGCTGAAGCAACAGTTTATTCCGTTCGTGAACTTACAGAGGAAGAAAAGAAATCCATCTCTGAACAATTCGCAAAGCGCGTAAACAAATCTACACTTCGCATTCACAACGTAGTAGATTCCTCCATCATCGGTGGCATTAAGCTGAAGATTGGCAATCGAATCTATGATGGTAGTGTGAGTGGCAAGTTAGAGCGCATGGAACGTGAATTGGTATCTGCTAACAAAAGATGA
- the atpF gene encoding F0F1 ATP synthase subunit B codes for MNVKGVKAVSTLTNSLLLGAEGGGGLLVGDMLFQLIMFVVLLVLLRIFAWGPIMGVMKDREDHISNEIETAEKNRKDAERMSQEAQEELKKTRQEAQQIIENAKQTAKEQEQSIIATAKSESERIKESARQEIETEKDKAVQALQDQVASLSVRIASKVIEKELTAQDQEQLINEYIKELGEEK; via the coding sequence ATGAATGTGAAAGGAGTGAAAGCTGTGAGTACGCTTACGAACTCGTTACTTTTAGGAGCAGAGGGCGGCGGTGGCCTGTTAGTTGGTGACATGCTGTTCCAGCTTATTATGTTTGTTGTTCTATTGGTGCTCCTTCGTATTTTTGCATGGGGCCCAATTATGGGAGTCATGAAAGATCGTGAAGACCATATTTCAAATGAAATTGAAACGGCTGAGAAGAACCGTAAAGACGCTGAGCGTATGTCTCAAGAAGCTCAAGAAGAGCTGAAGAAGACTCGTCAAGAAGCGCAACAAATCATCGAAAATGCGAAGCAGACTGCGAAAGAGCAGGAGCAAAGCATTATCGCCACTGCAAAGTCAGAATCAGAACGTATTAAAGAATCCGCTCGTCAAGAGATTGAGACGGAGAAAGATAAAGCAGTTCAAGCCCTTCAAGATCAAGTGGCTAGCTTGTCTGTTCGCATTGCGAGCAAGGTAATCGAGAAAGAATTAACCGCACAAGACCAAGAGCAGTTAATCAATGAGTACATTAAAGAGTTAGGAGAAGAGAAATGA
- the atpE gene encoding F0F1 ATP synthase subunit C, with protein MGLLAAAIAVGLAALGAGIGNGLIVSRTVEGIARQPELRSALQTTMFIGVALVEAVPIIGVVIAFIVMGQ; from the coding sequence ATGGGTTTATTAGCAGCTGCAATTGCAGTAGGACTAGCGGCACTAGGTGCTGGTATTGGTAACGGACTTATCGTATCTCGTACAGTTGAAGGGATCGCGCGTCAGCCTGAGCTACGTAGCGCACTTCAAACAACTATGTTCATCGGTGTTGCCCTAGTAGAGGCAGTACCAATCATCGGCGTTGTTATTGCATTTATCGTAATGGGTCAATAA
- the atpB gene encoding F0F1 ATP synthase subunit A, protein MDHEAPIWHDAFGIGWLDFNLSNVLMITVASLVVFILAAFSARNLKRKPRGMQNFFEWVIDFTKGIINSNMDWKTGKLFLPLGLTLLTYIFVSNMLGVATMVVIDHQLWWKSPTSDAGITLTLAILVVVLSHYYGIKLKGAKEYGREFFRPLPFLFPLKIIEEFANTLTLGLRLFGNIYAGEILLTLLAGLAVGGYESGFLQGIGGTLGAAIPMLAWQGFSTFIGAIQAFIFTMLTMVYISHKVSADH, encoded by the coding sequence TTGGATCATGAAGCACCTATATGGCATGACGCTTTTGGGATTGGGTGGCTTGACTTTAACTTGTCAAACGTACTAATGATTACCGTTGCATCACTAGTGGTGTTCATTCTTGCGGCATTTTCAGCCCGGAATCTAAAGCGAAAGCCGAGAGGTATGCAGAATTTCTTCGAGTGGGTTATTGATTTCACGAAGGGAATCATCAACAGCAACATGGATTGGAAGACAGGGAAGCTGTTCTTGCCACTAGGCTTGACGCTCTTAACCTATATCTTCGTTTCCAACATGTTGGGGGTTGCTACCATGGTGGTTATTGACCATCAGCTGTGGTGGAAATCACCGACTTCAGATGCAGGGATTACGCTAACCTTGGCTATTCTCGTAGTAGTGCTTTCACACTATTATGGAATTAAGCTTAAAGGCGCGAAAGAGTATGGCAGAGAATTTTTCCGTCCGCTACCTTTCCTATTTCCTCTTAAGATTATCGAGGAATTCGCAAACACATTGACGTTAGGTCTCCGTTTATTTGGTAACATTTATGCGGGTGAGATTCTACTAACGCTACTGGCAGGACTAGCTGTCGGTGGCTATGAGTCAGGCTTCTTACAAGGTATTGGAGGTACATTGGGTGCAGCCATTCCGATGTTGGCTTGGCAAGGATTTAGTACATTCATTGGAGCAATCCAGGCATTTATCTTTACGATGTTGACAATGGTTTATATCTCCCACAAAGTGAGTGCGGACCATTAA
- a CDS encoding ATP synthase subunit I yields the protein MPQYDSMIARQRKGMFFVLAIFVLGWGFTSYQQVFLGLLLGSVISFFNLRLLQRKVNKLGEATSENRTARTLGTFSRFAAAGLAVLIALRYSQYFHLISVVIGLMTTYVVIMIEFFISKLRD from the coding sequence ATGCCTCAATATGACTCAATGATCGCCCGCCAACGAAAGGGAATGTTCTTTGTACTAGCTATATTCGTACTCGGGTGGGGATTTACATCGTACCAGCAAGTATTCCTCGGACTTCTCCTTGGTTCAGTCATTAGTTTCTTTAACCTAAGGTTATTGCAACGAAAGGTGAACAAGTTAGGGGAAGCTACATCAGAGAATCGAACTGCAAGAACCCTTGGAACCTTTTCAAGATTTGCAGCCGCAGGCTTAGCCGTACTCATCGCACTCCGTTATTCTCAGTATTTCCATCTTATATCTGTAGTAATTGGATTAATGACAACCTATGTTGTTATTATGATAGAATTTTTTATCTCTAAATTAAGAGACTAG
- a CDS encoding AtpZ/AtpI family protein, with protein sequence MANQQTPFKAVALTSGILSQLAGGTLVGIFFGRWLDEQLSTSPLFLILGLLLGLSAGTYGTVYLVRKYTGEE encoded by the coding sequence ATGGCAAATCAACAAACTCCGTTTAAAGCGGTTGCGCTGACGAGCGGAATCCTTTCCCAATTAGCAGGTGGAACCCTAGTGGGGATTTTTTTTGGCCGTTGGTTGGATGAACAATTATCCACATCACCACTATTTTTGATCCTTGGTTTGTTACTAGGTTTGTCCGCCGGTACATACGGAACGGTTTACTTAGTTCGAAAATACACAGGAGAAGAATAA
- a CDS encoding S8 family serine peptidase: MRWLLFIWVLTMWLVPAVHAATEEQSIILEVEGNPHEFKQYIERNHPFVEVVHVYDTLLQGVAIRGDDQDIEDVQQHPQVQYRFPVQTYETNVNESVPFLLEDRKEPFNDIPYTGKGVKVGVIDTGIDYSHPDLEKNFKGGYDLVDLDEDPMETKEGQGEPTIHGTHVAGIIGANGKMKGIAPDVELYGYRALGPGGVGSSVQVIAAIEQAVEDGMDIINLSLGSSINGPDWPTSMAVDQATRLGVSMVIANGNSGPDLWTVGSPATSTKAISVGASTPPLRIPYFYEALNKKTIPLMPMSGAKPWTLRQSLPLVHAGKGEGDLPDLYGKIALIERGGLTFTEKALNAERHGAKAVVIYNNEEGVFQGGVEPSVTVPVTSISKEDGEWIKQHVIEQSTWLETEYVSVVDTMASFSSKGPVTWNWDIKPDIVAPGVAITSTVPAGYQSLQGTSMAAPHIAGVLALLKEAHPHWTPDMLKAALLSTAKPLEDEEGKLISPVVMGMGKVDVRAALEPLTLIEQGRLTYGRFLKERETRQAHVSVQNRTDRPRTYYFSKKDAPKGVRFHFPASFTLSPGEKRTVEVGVTVNQRLTSPAEPFIHGWVELHDEAKTIHLPYLIVTKDTTFPHAMGLEFTIKPYKKTEYQYRMYLPIGADQVTVELYDPDSLRFVRTLFSREEVKRGVVKGTLTEKMAGEEGVYLAVVSVSKDGVHQSYASPIMIGESYP; this comes from the coding sequence ATGAGGTGGTTGTTGTTCATTTGGGTACTCACAATGTGGTTGGTTCCTGCTGTTCATGCCGCAACTGAAGAACAGTCCATCATACTTGAGGTAGAGGGGAATCCTCATGAATTTAAACAATATATTGAGAGGAATCATCCATTTGTAGAAGTGGTTCACGTCTACGATACGTTGCTCCAAGGAGTTGCCATTAGAGGGGATGACCAGGACATAGAAGACGTACAACAACATCCTCAAGTACAATACCGCTTTCCTGTACAAACATACGAGACGAACGTGAATGAAAGTGTTCCGTTTCTACTAGAAGACCGTAAAGAACCGTTTAACGACATTCCGTATACCGGGAAAGGTGTTAAGGTTGGCGTCATTGACACCGGGATAGACTATTCCCATCCTGATTTGGAGAAGAACTTTAAAGGTGGGTATGACCTAGTCGACCTAGATGAAGACCCAATGGAAACAAAGGAAGGGCAAGGGGAGCCGACGATTCATGGAACTCACGTAGCCGGAATTATTGGGGCGAATGGGAAGATGAAAGGAATTGCTCCTGACGTTGAACTTTATGGGTATCGAGCATTAGGGCCTGGTGGTGTTGGTTCGTCCGTTCAGGTTATTGCCGCTATAGAACAAGCTGTGGAGGACGGGATGGATATTATTAACTTATCTCTAGGCTCCTCAATCAACGGACCAGACTGGCCAACTAGCATGGCCGTTGACCAAGCTACCCGACTTGGTGTATCGATGGTCATCGCAAATGGAAATTCAGGACCAGACTTGTGGACAGTAGGGTCTCCAGCCACATCCACAAAGGCTATTTCTGTTGGGGCGAGTACACCGCCTCTTCGCATTCCCTACTTCTATGAAGCATTAAATAAGAAAACAATCCCACTCATGCCGATGTCAGGGGCGAAGCCATGGACCTTGCGTCAATCCCTTCCACTTGTTCATGCTGGGAAAGGGGAGGGTGACCTGCCGGATTTGTATGGAAAGATTGCGCTGATTGAAAGAGGGGGACTAACGTTCACAGAGAAAGCGCTGAACGCCGAGCGTCATGGGGCGAAAGCGGTGGTTATTTACAATAACGAAGAAGGAGTGTTTCAAGGAGGGGTAGAGCCTTCTGTTACTGTTCCTGTCACTTCAATCTCAAAGGAAGATGGAGAATGGATTAAGCAGCATGTAATCGAACAAAGTACGTGGCTTGAGACAGAGTATGTATCAGTTGTTGATACCATGGCTTCATTTAGTTCAAAGGGACCTGTGACGTGGAACTGGGATATAAAGCCGGACATTGTAGCGCCAGGCGTTGCCATTACGAGTACAGTCCCTGCTGGCTATCAATCTTTACAAGGGACAAGTATGGCAGCCCCGCACATCGCTGGGGTGTTGGCGTTATTGAAAGAAGCACACCCTCATTGGACTCCGGATATGCTTAAGGCAGCTCTTCTATCAACAGCGAAGCCATTGGAAGACGAAGAAGGAAAGTTAATTTCTCCAGTTGTGATGGGTATGGGGAAAGTAGATGTTCGAGCTGCACTAGAGCCACTGACATTAATTGAACAAGGGCGGTTGACGTATGGACGCTTCTTGAAAGAACGTGAGACAAGACAAGCTCATGTCTCTGTTCAGAATAGGACCGACCGCCCCCGCACGTACTATTTCTCTAAAAAGGATGCACCTAAAGGAGTCCGATTTCACTTTCCGGCATCATTCACTCTCTCCCCAGGAGAAAAACGTACGGTGGAAGTAGGTGTAACGGTCAACCAACGCCTTACCTCACCAGCAGAGCCGTTCATACATGGGTGGGTGGAGCTCCATGATGAAGCGAAAACAATCCATTTACCCTATCTAATTGTAACGAAGGATACGACATTTCCACATGCAATGGGACTTGAGTTCACAATCAAGCCTTATAAGAAGACTGAATATCAATACCGCATGTATTTACCAATTGGAGCAGATCAAGTAACGGTAGAACTTTATGACCCGGACTCGCTTCGTTTCGTTCGTACGCTGTTCAGTCGAGAAGAGGTGAAGCGGGGAGTAGTGAAGGGGACGTTGACCGAGAAAATGGCAGGTGAAGAAGGAGTTTATCTAGCCGTTGTTTCAGTTAGTAAAGATGGTGTTCATCAATCCTATGCCTCGCCAATCATGATTGGTGAGTCGTATCCATAA
- the wecB gene encoding non-hydrolyzing UDP-N-acetylglucosamine 2-epimerase gives MTQPIKVMTIFGTRPEAIKMAPLVLELKKRPEQFEPIVTVTAQHREMLDQVMTIFGVEPDYDLNIMKSRQTLAQITTRALEGLDDVMKKTEPDVVLVHGDTTTTFAASLAAYYNQIPVGHVEAGLRTWNKYSPFPEEMNRQLTGVMADLHFTPTNQSKQNLLNENKPEEHIYVTGNTAIDALKTTVREDYQHEILEKADGKRLILVTAHRRENLGDKMRGMFRAIKRLVDTHDDVEVVYPVHLNPAVQEAANEILGDDDRIHLIEPLGVIDFHNFASRSHLILTDSGGVQEEAPSLGVPVLVLRDTTERPEGIQAGTLKLAGTEEEHIYNLAHELLSDETAYHRMAKASNPYGDGEASRRIGDAIRYYFNHTTEQPDPFL, from the coding sequence ATGACACAGCCGATTAAAGTAATGACGATATTTGGGACAAGACCAGAAGCGATTAAAATGGCTCCGCTTGTACTGGAGCTGAAGAAACGCCCTGAACAGTTTGAACCTATTGTCACGGTAACCGCTCAGCACCGTGAAATGCTTGACCAAGTGATGACAATCTTTGGTGTGGAACCAGACTACGATTTGAACATCATGAAATCTCGCCAGACGCTTGCGCAGATTACTACGCGTGCGCTTGAAGGATTAGATGATGTGATGAAGAAAACAGAACCCGATGTTGTATTGGTGCATGGAGATACAACAACGACGTTCGCAGCGAGTCTTGCAGCGTATTACAATCAAATTCCAGTAGGTCACGTGGAAGCTGGTCTTCGTACGTGGAACAAATATTCTCCGTTCCCTGAAGAAATGAATCGACAGTTGACGGGGGTTATGGCTGACTTGCACTTCACCCCTACAAACCAATCGAAGCAAAACCTGTTGAACGAGAATAAACCTGAGGAACATATTTATGTGACGGGGAATACGGCCATTGATGCTCTGAAAACAACGGTGCGAGAAGATTACCAGCATGAGATTCTTGAGAAAGCAGATGGGAAGCGATTAATTCTTGTTACGGCTCACCGTCGTGAGAATTTGGGAGATAAGATGCGAGGCATGTTCCGAGCAATCAAACGTCTCGTGGATACTCATGACGACGTTGAAGTCGTCTATCCTGTCCACTTAAATCCTGCTGTACAAGAAGCAGCGAATGAGATTCTTGGGGACGATGACCGCATCCACTTAATTGAGCCACTTGGCGTGATCGATTTCCATAACTTTGCGTCCCGTTCCCACTTGATCTTAACGGATAGTGGAGGCGTTCAAGAAGAGGCACCTTCGCTTGGCGTTCCTGTGCTTGTTCTTCGAGACACGACAGAACGTCCAGAGGGAATCCAAGCAGGCACACTTAAGCTTGCTGGTACAGAGGAAGAACATATTTATAACCTTGCCCATGAACTCCTATCAGACGAAACGGCTTATCACCGAATGGCGAAAGCTTCAAATCCTTACGGAGACGGCGAAGCATCACGACGTATCGGCGATGCCATCCGTTATTACTTTAACCATACAACAGAACAACCAGATCCATTTCTATAA
- the upp gene encoding uracil phosphoribosyltransferase, which produces MGKVHVLDHPLIQHKLTYIRKAETGTKDFRELVDEVATLMAFEITRDLPLEEVQINTPVSEATAKVLAGKKLGIVPILRAGLGMVDGMLNLIPAAKVGHVGLYRDPETLQPVEYYVKLPSDIEERELIVIDPMLATGGSANEAIHSLKKRGAKQIRLMCLVAAPEGVEEVHKEHPDIDIYLAALDEKLNEKGYIVPGLGDAGDRLFGTK; this is translated from the coding sequence ATGGGTAAGGTACATGTATTAGATCATCCGTTAATTCAACACAAGCTTACGTACATAAGAAAGGCGGAAACAGGCACGAAAGATTTCAGAGAGCTCGTTGATGAAGTTGCAACATTAATGGCGTTTGAAATCACGCGTGATTTACCGTTAGAAGAAGTTCAAATTAACACTCCTGTTTCAGAAGCGACAGCGAAAGTGCTTGCAGGGAAGAAGCTTGGAATCGTGCCAATCTTACGTGCTGGACTAGGTATGGTCGATGGCATGCTGAATTTAATTCCAGCAGCGAAAGTGGGACACGTTGGCCTATACCGTGATCCGGAGACGCTTCAGCCTGTTGAATACTACGTTAAGCTTCCGAGCGATATTGAAGAGCGCGAACTAATCGTGATTGATCCAATGCTAGCCACAGGTGGTTCTGCGAATGAGGCGATTCACTCCTTGAAGAAACGTGGAGCGAAGCAAATCCGTCTGATGTGCCTTGTCGCTGCACCTGAAGGGGTAGAGGAAGTTCATAAGGAACACCCTGATATAGACATTTACCTAGCTGCTTTAGATGAGAAATTAAATGAAAAAGGTTATATCGTTCCAGGTCTTGGTGACGCTGGTGACCGCCTATTTGGTACGAAGTAA
- the glyA gene encoding serine hydroxymethyltransferase: MEQVRKFDPELFEAIEQERGRQQDKIELIASENFVSEAVMEAQGSVLTNKYAEGYPGKRYYGGCEFVDIAENLARNRAKALFGADHANVQPHSGAQANMAVYQAVLEPNDTVLGMNLSHGGHLTHGSKVNFSGKLYNFVDYGVDEETEVIDYEVVREKANEVKPKMIVAGASAYPREIDFAKFREIADEVGAYLLVDMAHIAGLVATGLHQSPVPYADFVTTTTHKTLRGPRGGMILCKEEYAKKVDKAIFPGIQGGPLMHVIAAKAVSFKEALQEEFTTYSKQIIENAKQLGEGLQKENIRIVSGGTDNHLLLLDLRPLNLTGKVAEEALDAVGITTNKNTIPFDPESPFVTSGLRIGTAAVTSRGFKEEDMDEIASIIAFTLQNHEDEAKMDEAKKRVMTLTNRFPLYAFN, translated from the coding sequence ATGGAACAGGTACGAAAATTTGATCCTGAATTATTTGAAGCAATTGAGCAAGAACGAGGTCGTCAACAAGACAAAATTGAACTGATTGCGTCTGAGAACTTCGTTTCTGAAGCAGTTATGGAAGCACAGGGTTCTGTGTTAACGAATAAATACGCAGAAGGTTATCCTGGTAAGCGTTATTATGGTGGATGTGAATTCGTAGATATCGCTGAGAACCTTGCACGTAACCGAGCGAAAGCGTTATTCGGCGCTGACCATGCGAATGTTCAACCTCATTCAGGTGCTCAAGCTAATATGGCTGTCTATCAAGCGGTACTTGAACCGAACGATACGGTGCTTGGCATGAATTTAAGCCACGGAGGTCACCTTACCCATGGAAGTAAAGTGAACTTTAGTGGGAAGTTGTACAACTTTGTTGATTATGGTGTAGATGAAGAAACCGAAGTCATTGATTATGAAGTTGTACGCGAGAAAGCGAATGAAGTGAAACCGAAGATGATTGTGGCTGGAGCGAGTGCGTATCCAAGAGAGATTGACTTTGCTAAGTTCCGTGAAATTGCAGATGAGGTTGGAGCATACCTTCTTGTCGACATGGCCCATATTGCCGGTCTCGTGGCAACTGGATTGCACCAAAGCCCTGTACCTTATGCAGATTTCGTGACAACGACAACTCACAAGACGTTACGCGGTCCGCGCGGGGGCATGATTCTTTGTAAGGAAGAGTATGCGAAGAAAGTGGATAAGGCGATTTTCCCAGGGATACAAGGCGGTCCTCTTATGCACGTAATCGCAGCGAAAGCTGTTAGCTTTAAAGAAGCTCTGCAAGAAGAGTTTACTACGTATTCAAAGCAAATTATTGAGAATGCGAAACAGCTAGGTGAAGGGCTTCAGAAAGAGAATATCCGAATTGTATCTGGCGGCACTGATAACCACCTGCTCCTACTTGACCTACGTCCGCTTAATTTGACTGGGAAAGTAGCGGAAGAAGCGTTGGATGCAGTCGGAATTACGACGAATAAGAATACCATCCCGTTCGATCCTGAAAGTCCATTTGTAACGAGTGGACTTCGCATCGGAACAGCTGCTGTTACGTCTCGTGGCTTTAAAGAAGAAGATATGGATGAAATTGCATCAATCATTGCATTTACCCTACAAAACCATGAAGACGAAGCGAAGATGGATGAGGCGAAAAAACGCGTTATGACACTAACGAATCGCTTTCCACTCTATGCATTCAATTAA
- a CDS encoding TIGR01440 family protein — translation MTELVDEWIDTNALSKGDLFVLGCSTSEIAGERIGTAGSEAVAEVIYTELQRLREQTGIHLAFQCCEHLNRAIVMERDDSELRRYERVSVVPVPGAGGSMASYAYHHLHHPVVVEEVQAEAGLDLGDTLIGMHLKRVAVPLRFSIKQVGHAHVTAAKTRPKLIGGNRAVYDETKVKSSNACD, via the coding sequence ATGACTGAACTTGTTGACGAATGGATAGACACCAATGCTCTTAGTAAAGGTGACTTATTTGTACTTGGGTGTTCCACGAGCGAAATTGCTGGAGAGCGAATCGGCACAGCGGGTAGCGAAGCGGTAGCTGAAGTCATTTATACAGAACTTCAACGCTTGAGAGAACAGACTGGAATTCACCTAGCCTTTCAATGTTGTGAGCATTTAAATCGCGCCATCGTGATGGAACGTGACGATTCAGAGCTACGCAGATATGAACGGGTGAGCGTCGTTCCTGTACCAGGGGCGGGTGGATCAATGGCTTCCTACGCTTATCATCACCTTCATCATCCGGTTGTCGTAGAGGAAGTGCAGGCAGAAGCAGGGCTTGACCTCGGAGACACCTTAATTGGGATGCACTTGAAGCGGGTTGCAGTCCCACTTCGATTCTCCATTAAACAAGTCGGTCATGCGCATGTGACTGCAGCGAAGACCCGTCCTAAATTAATAGGAGGAAATCGGGCAGTATATGACGAAACAAAGGTTAAATCGTCCAATGCATGTGATTAA
- the rpiB gene encoding ribose 5-phosphate isomerase B, giving the protein MRVILASDHGGVNIRKEVANLLEEMNIEYTDLGCDCEGSVDYPDYGIPAAERVANGEFDRGILICGTGIGMSISANKVKGVRCALVHDLFTAKVTREHNDTNVLAMGERVIGPGLAREIAKTWLQGEFEGGRHANRVEKITSYENK; this is encoded by the coding sequence ATGAGAGTAATTCTTGCATCAGATCATGGTGGCGTCAACATCCGAAAGGAAGTAGCCAACCTATTAGAAGAAATGAATATTGAGTATACAGACCTTGGTTGTGATTGTGAAGGTTCTGTAGATTATCCGGATTATGGAATTCCAGCTGCTGAGCGAGTAGCGAATGGTGAATTTGACAGAGGGATTCTGATTTGTGGGACTGGCATCGGTATGTCAATTTCTGCAAATAAAGTGAAAGGCGTGCGATGCGCACTCGTTCACGACCTATTTACAGCCAAGGTAACTCGTGAACACAATGACACCAATGTATTGGCGATGGGTGAACGAGTAATTGGACCAGGACTTGCTCGTGAAATTGCGAAAACGTGGCTACAAGGTGAATTTGAAGGTGGGCGTCATGCCAACCGAGTAGAGAAGATTACTTCTTACGAAAACAAATAA